A region of Myxococcus stipitatus DSM 14675 DNA encodes the following proteins:
- a CDS encoding LLM class flavin-dependent oxidoreductase, with amino-acid sequence MRLDIFSEMQHPKERWTQPDPVHHLIRETLEQARLADEMGYGVWWQVEHHAAGEFSHSSAPEVMLTAIAMNAKRMHVGHAAALAPSRFNHPIRLAERSAFIDHLSNGRFQLGMARSTIPEWRVFNIEPDSTRAQMQQAFETIPKMWTQEKFSWDAPDFRVKDVNIVPKPYRKPHPPLWQACSSPASFEQAGRNGVGALGVTLWASREQVAEMIHIYREAIQKRCEPVGEFVNDQVAFFTFVHCARTEREAMENGAAKAAAWYTNGSFTFFEAKEHFIQSAAELEALAKDPAGGGLTGQYLRGKDPNAPQSRAQRLLGRVMSGEAVPDEQVWEVLSEQDSLIVGTQDQVRQGLKRYESLGIDALMSFHQVGALSHESVLQSIRLTGELIPEFKSPAPP; translated from the coding sequence ATGCGGCTCGATATCTTCTCAGAGATGCAACACCCGAAAGAGCGGTGGACGCAGCCAGACCCCGTGCATCACCTCATCCGTGAGACGTTGGAGCAGGCGCGGCTCGCGGATGAGATGGGATACGGCGTCTGGTGGCAGGTGGAGCACCACGCGGCGGGGGAGTTCAGCCACAGCTCCGCGCCAGAGGTCATGCTCACCGCCATCGCGATGAACGCGAAGCGGATGCACGTGGGCCACGCGGCGGCGCTCGCGCCCTCGCGCTTCAACCACCCCATCCGTCTCGCGGAGCGCTCCGCGTTCATCGACCACCTGAGCAACGGCCGCTTCCAGTTGGGCATGGCGCGCAGCACCATCCCGGAGTGGCGCGTCTTCAACATCGAGCCGGACTCCACCCGCGCGCAGATGCAGCAGGCCTTCGAGACGATTCCGAAGATGTGGACGCAGGAGAAGTTCTCCTGGGACGCGCCGGACTTCCGCGTCAAGGACGTCAACATCGTCCCCAAGCCCTACCGCAAGCCGCATCCACCGCTGTGGCAGGCGTGCTCCAGCCCCGCGTCCTTCGAGCAGGCCGGGCGCAACGGCGTGGGCGCGCTGGGCGTGACACTGTGGGCGTCTCGCGAGCAGGTGGCGGAGATGATTCACATCTACCGCGAGGCCATCCAGAAGCGCTGCGAGCCCGTGGGCGAGTTCGTCAACGACCAGGTGGCCTTCTTCACCTTCGTCCACTGCGCGCGCACGGAGCGCGAGGCCATGGAGAACGGCGCGGCGAAGGCGGCGGCCTGGTACACGAACGGCTCCTTCACCTTCTTCGAGGCCAAGGAGCACTTCATCCAGTCCGCCGCGGAGCTGGAGGCGCTCGCCAAGGACCCGGCCGGTGGAGGTCTCACGGGCCAGTACCTGCGCGGCAAGGACCCCAACGCGCCCCAGTCCCGCGCGCAGCGCCTGCTGGGCCGGGTCATGTCCGGCGAGGCCGTCCCGGACGAGCAGGTCTGGGAGGTGCTGAGCGAGCAGGACTCGCTCATCGTGGGAACTCAGGACCAGGTGCGACAGGGCCTCAAGCGCTACGAGTCGCTGGGCATCGACGCGCTGATGTCCTTCCACCAGGTGGGCGCGCTCTCACACGAGTCCGTGCTCCAGAGCATCCGCCTCACCGGAGAGCTCATCCCCGAGTTCAAGTCGCCTGCCCCTCCCTGA
- a CDS encoding TonB-dependent receptor produces the protein MLCGAGAFAQGVSVITGTVVSADDKRPLADVVVTATSPKLQGEQVVVSDTSGLYRLAQLPPGTYTLRVERDGYEPFVRGDIVLRVDRTIRVNIQLLPSNFGEEISISAAPPTVDVASSTQGMSVDADFLRNIAVIRPGTKGSASRSFESLAELAPGATEDRYGVSVSGSSSPESQYVVDGLSVNDPSVGTLGTPLSVEFVQEVNVITGGYMPEYGRSTGGVLNVVTKSGSNEFHGSVFANMAPGGLQRNGTVVRQEGTVISAQGQPWNQGDFGVELGGPILKDKLWFFVGVAPSFNRIRVDRQVSKLEFCTEVDPSIGCTAVGQRRRDPETGFGLVTPIDGTRVTRFADERSVQYLGKLTYLFNPDHNLSVSVFGTPRWSGGSGKYSFSDDGDPEVCVGLSCTGFVQGNYGAIATERANSAMDIVAKQSSAFFGKKLLIDATVGWHHQEDDTLPSDGSGILSGRGLSAEPNLAWRRTRNPGPHSITEFESLPDPSVCGATPAEQSRNCPVTSYATGGPGTISVQELDRVQGKVMATSLFQALGHHIVKVGFDAERMSFYNNRARTGGSPWQECTGGDCWYTLNEYGYMAGPDQPVFLRSKEGTSTSMTVGGFIQDSWSIMDKVTLNAGLRYDSQTLWGLDDKVGLHLPNQWSPRVGVVYDFTQQGRSKLFVNYARFFENVPLDMADLSFPQQQLLSATYNAPACNPSNRESRLTDCVGSANRVRIGSRESPDQTWNAQGGDRVPVDPDIRAQSADEFMVGGEYEVLLGRVGLTYTRRVLNDVIEDMSRDDGNTFFLGNPGKGYSADFPEAKREYDAVNVYYQKIFSDGWLGQASYTWSQLRGNYSGLFRADTGQLSPNLTRDFDLVSLTTNRDGALPGDRAHSFKVFGAREFMVSRSTSVNVGGGYRSRSGTPLNYLGAHPRRSGSETFILPRGSAGRLPWVHNIDTHVGLNQKLSNDYTLSVSLDVFNLFNFQQYTAVDQTLTFTRVYAIEQGGRPEDLTACLTANNPDCKVISTATNQPILPSDINPNFKRPTAYQAPRSVRLGAKLSF, from the coding sequence TTGCTCTGTGGCGCGGGGGCATTCGCGCAGGGCGTCTCCGTCATCACTGGCACCGTCGTCAGCGCGGATGACAAGCGGCCGTTGGCGGACGTGGTCGTCACGGCGACCTCACCGAAGCTCCAGGGCGAGCAGGTGGTCGTCTCGGACACGAGCGGCCTGTACCGGCTCGCGCAGCTGCCTCCCGGCACGTACACGTTGCGCGTGGAGCGTGACGGCTACGAGCCCTTCGTGCGCGGGGACATCGTGCTGCGCGTGGACCGCACCATCCGGGTCAACATCCAGCTGTTGCCCTCGAACTTCGGCGAGGAGATCTCCATCAGCGCCGCGCCGCCCACGGTGGACGTCGCGTCCAGCACGCAGGGCATGAGCGTGGACGCGGACTTCCTGCGCAACATCGCCGTCATCCGCCCCGGGACGAAGGGCTCCGCGTCGCGCTCCTTCGAGTCGCTGGCGGAGTTGGCCCCCGGCGCCACGGAGGACCGCTACGGCGTGAGCGTGAGCGGCAGCAGCTCCCCGGAGAGTCAGTACGTGGTGGATGGCCTGTCGGTGAACGACCCGAGCGTCGGCACGCTGGGCACGCCGCTGTCGGTGGAGTTCGTGCAGGAGGTCAACGTCATCACCGGTGGCTACATGCCGGAGTACGGCCGCTCCACGGGTGGCGTGCTGAACGTCGTCACCAAGTCCGGCTCCAACGAGTTCCACGGCTCTGTCTTCGCGAACATGGCGCCGGGTGGATTGCAGCGCAACGGCACGGTGGTCCGGCAGGAGGGCACCGTCATCTCCGCGCAGGGCCAGCCGTGGAACCAGGGCGACTTCGGCGTCGAGTTGGGCGGCCCCATCCTCAAGGACAAGCTCTGGTTCTTCGTCGGCGTGGCGCCGTCGTTCAACCGCATCCGCGTGGACCGCCAGGTGAGCAAGCTGGAGTTCTGCACGGAGGTGGACCCGTCCATCGGCTGCACCGCCGTGGGCCAGCGCCGCAGGGATCCGGAGACGGGCTTCGGCCTGGTGACGCCCATCGACGGCACTCGCGTCACGCGCTTCGCCGACGAGCGCAGCGTGCAGTACCTGGGCAAGCTGACGTACCTCTTCAACCCGGACCACAACCTGTCGGTGTCCGTCTTCGGCACGCCGCGCTGGTCGGGTGGCAGCGGGAAGTACTCCTTCAGCGACGACGGTGACCCGGAGGTCTGCGTGGGCCTGTCCTGCACCGGCTTCGTGCAGGGCAACTACGGCGCCATCGCCACCGAGCGCGCCAACTCCGCGATGGACATCGTCGCCAAGCAGTCCTCCGCGTTCTTCGGCAAGAAGCTCCTCATCGACGCGACGGTGGGCTGGCACCACCAGGAGGACGACACACTGCCCTCGGACGGCTCCGGCATCCTCAGCGGTCGCGGCCTGTCCGCCGAGCCCAACCTCGCCTGGCGCCGCACGCGCAACCCGGGCCCGCACTCCATCACCGAGTTCGAGTCCCTGCCGGACCCGTCCGTCTGTGGCGCGACGCCCGCGGAGCAATCCCGCAACTGCCCCGTCACCTCCTACGCCACCGGCGGTCCTGGCACCATCAGCGTGCAGGAGCTGGACCGCGTGCAGGGCAAGGTGATGGCCACCTCGCTGTTCCAGGCGCTGGGCCACCACATCGTCAAGGTGGGCTTCGACGCGGAGCGGATGAGCTTCTACAACAACCGCGCGCGCACGGGCGGCTCGCCCTGGCAGGAGTGCACCGGAGGCGACTGCTGGTACACCCTCAACGAGTACGGCTACATGGCCGGGCCGGACCAGCCGGTGTTCCTGCGCAGCAAGGAAGGCACGTCCACGTCGATGACGGTGGGCGGCTTCATCCAGGACAGCTGGTCCATCATGGACAAGGTGACGCTCAACGCGGGCCTGCGCTACGACTCGCAGACGCTGTGGGGCCTGGACGACAAGGTGGGCCTGCACCTGCCCAACCAGTGGTCGCCGCGCGTGGGCGTCGTCTACGACTTCACCCAGCAGGGCCGCTCCAAGCTGTTCGTCAACTACGCGCGCTTCTTCGAGAACGTGCCGCTCGACATGGCGGACCTCTCCTTCCCGCAGCAGCAGCTCCTGTCGGCCACGTACAACGCGCCCGCGTGCAACCCCAGCAACCGTGAATCGCGGCTGACGGACTGCGTGGGCAGCGCCAACCGCGTGCGCATCGGCAGCCGGGAGAGCCCGGACCAGACCTGGAACGCGCAGGGCGGAGACCGCGTGCCGGTGGACCCCGACATCCGCGCCCAGTCCGCGGACGAGTTCATGGTGGGTGGCGAGTACGAGGTGCTGCTGGGCCGCGTGGGCCTGACGTACACGCGCCGCGTCCTCAACGACGTCATCGAGGACATGAGCCGCGATGACGGCAACACCTTCTTCCTGGGCAACCCGGGCAAGGGGTACTCGGCCGACTTCCCGGAGGCGAAGCGCGAGTACGACGCGGTCAACGTCTACTACCAGAAGATCTTCTCGGACGGCTGGCTGGGCCAGGCCAGCTACACCTGGTCGCAGCTGCGCGGGAACTACTCGGGCCTGTTCCGCGCGGACACGGGCCAGCTGTCGCCCAACCTCACGCGCGACTTCGACCTGGTGTCGCTCACCACCAACCGCGATGGCGCGCTGCCGGGTGACCGTGCGCACTCCTTCAAGGTCTTCGGCGCGCGCGAGTTCATGGTGTCGCGCTCCACCAGCGTGAATGTCGGCGGTGGCTACCGCAGCCGCTCCGGCACGCCGCTCAACTACCTGGGCGCGCACCCGCGCCGCAGCGGCTCCGAGACGTTCATCCTCCCGCGAGGCAGCGCCGGCCGCCTGCCCTGGGTGCACAACATCGACACCCACGTGGGGCTGAACCAGAAGCTGTCCAACGACTACACGTTGAGCGTGTCGCTGGATGTCTTCAACCTCTTCAACTTCCAGCAGTACACCGCGGTGGACCAGACGCTGACCTTCACGCGCGTCTATGCGATCGAACAGGGGGGGCGGCCCGAGGACCTGACCGCGTGCCTCACGGCGAACAACCCGGACTGCAAGGTCATCTCCACGGCGACGAACCAGCCCATCCTTCCGTCGGACATCAACCCCAACTTCAAGCGCCCCACGGCCTACCAGGCCCCGCGCTCCGTGCGTCTGGGCGCGAAGCTCAGCTTCTAG
- a CDS encoding RNA polymerase sigma factor, which yields MSLDARVVEILVAERRRFLAFLSPRVGSPEEAEEVLQLALVKGLEKSEGLRDEESAVAWFYRLLRNILVDRHRKAQRESRLLAAEDAEAPRTTEDTDALETSVCACVAELTDTLKPEYSEAIRRVDLEGTPVSVFAREEGLTANNAAVRLHRARQALGKRLIELCGTCCTHGCVDCACGEAGRPRVTPES from the coding sequence ATGAGCCTGGATGCCCGCGTCGTCGAGATTCTGGTGGCCGAGCGCAGACGCTTCCTCGCGTTCCTGTCCCCGCGCGTGGGCAGCCCCGAGGAGGCCGAAGAGGTCCTCCAGCTCGCCCTGGTGAAGGGCCTGGAGAAGAGCGAGGGGTTGCGCGACGAGGAGAGCGCGGTGGCCTGGTTCTACCGGCTCCTGCGCAACATCCTCGTGGACCGGCACCGCAAGGCCCAGCGCGAGTCACGCCTCCTGGCCGCGGAGGACGCCGAGGCGCCCCGGACGACCGAGGACACGGACGCGCTGGAGACATCGGTGTGCGCGTGCGTGGCGGAGCTGACGGACACGCTCAAGCCCGAGTACTCGGAGGCCATCCGCCGCGTGGACCTGGAGGGGACCCCTGTCTCCGTCTTCGCCCGCGAGGAGGGGCTCACCGCGAACAACGCCGCCGTCCGGCTGCATCGGGCAAGGCAGGCCCTGGGCAAGCGCCTCATCGAGCTGTGTGGCACCTGCTGCACCCACGGCTGCGTGGACTGCGCCTGCGGTGAGGCGGGTCGTCCACGCGTCACCCCCGAGAGCTGA
- a CDS encoding DUF3943 domain-containing protein, giving the protein MLRWGGPLLMLWFALATSPARAEEQDFPADAPVEERDTPTRHPWLALAEVTAINLVVWTYDVSIGNKEWARISVDSWKKNLETGFVWDGDGFSTNQFAHPYHGSLYYTAARDNGIPYPGAFAFSLLGSAQWELFAETEPPSFNDLINTSLGGTAMGEALYRLSSVVLDTETSGRERAVREVAAGVLSPIRGINRLLRGDTFRIEPTPDEWKRHDVMTWASTGYLTLGDGELLKGGKDQFFAQVSLRYGDAYRDPIRRPFDAFEGHIQFTTRESSLVSHARLTGLLAVSTLVSTPKDELRVGLFQRLNYVDTLAYEVGGQSFDVGMMYLRQFSPTARLKTYFALEAGILSGVSSEHSGEGNRDYDYGSGVGAELRVTYAFDGWDVLTLEGGTSHIAVLDGSGGSHKVHTGQLMMDVPVSGRFGLGTEMNYFQRNSRFVGYSSVRKSTYELRFFISVH; this is encoded by the coding sequence GTGCTCCGGTGGGGCGGGCCGCTGCTGATGCTGTGGTTCGCCCTGGCCACGTCACCGGCCCGGGCGGAGGAGCAGGACTTCCCGGCCGACGCCCCCGTCGAGGAGCGTGACACCCCCACGCGCCATCCCTGGCTCGCGCTGGCGGAGGTCACCGCCATCAACCTGGTGGTGTGGACCTACGACGTCAGCATCGGCAACAAGGAGTGGGCGCGCATCAGCGTGGACTCCTGGAAGAAGAACCTGGAGACGGGCTTCGTCTGGGACGGGGACGGCTTCTCCACCAACCAGTTCGCGCACCCCTACCACGGCAGCCTCTACTACACGGCCGCGCGCGACAACGGCATCCCCTACCCCGGCGCCTTCGCGTTCTCACTGCTGGGCAGCGCCCAGTGGGAGCTCTTCGCGGAGACCGAGCCGCCCTCCTTCAACGACCTCATCAACACCTCGCTGGGCGGCACCGCCATGGGCGAGGCCCTCTACCGCCTGTCCTCCGTCGTGCTCGACACGGAGACCTCCGGCAGGGAGCGCGCCGTGCGCGAGGTGGCCGCGGGCGTGCTCAGCCCCATCCGCGGCATCAACCGGCTCCTTCGCGGGGACACGTTCCGCATCGAGCCCACCCCCGACGAATGGAAGCGCCACGACGTCATGACCTGGGCCTCCACCGGGTACCTGACGCTGGGCGATGGCGAGCTGCTCAAGGGCGGCAAGGACCAGTTCTTCGCGCAGGTCTCCCTGCGCTACGGCGACGCCTACAGAGACCCCATCCGCCGCCCGTTCGACGCCTTCGAGGGCCACATCCAGTTCACCACCCGCGAGAGCAGCCTCGTCAGTCACGCGCGGCTGACGGGCCTGCTCGCGGTGAGCACGCTGGTGAGCACGCCGAAGGACGAGCTGCGCGTGGGCCTCTTCCAGCGGCTCAACTACGTGGACACCCTGGCGTACGAAGTCGGCGGGCAGTCCTTCGACGTGGGGATGATGTACCTGCGCCAGTTCTCGCCCACGGCCCGCTTGAAGACGTACTTCGCGCTGGAGGCCGGCATCCTCTCCGGCGTCTCGTCCGAGCACAGCGGCGAGGGCAACCGCGACTACGACTACGGCTCCGGCGTGGGCGCGGAGCTGCGCGTCACCTATGCGTTCGACGGCTGGGATGTCCTCACGCTGGAGGGCGGGACGAGCCACATCGCGGTGCTGGACGGCTCGGGCGGCTCCCACAAGGTCCACACCGGGCAGCTCATGATGGATGTGCCCGTGAGCGGCCGGTTCGGCCTGGGCACGGAGATGAACTACTTCCAGCGCAACAGCCGCTTCGTGGGCTACTCCAGCGTGCGCAAGAGCACCTACGAGCTGCGCTTCTTCATCTCCGTGCACTGA
- a CDS encoding Gfo/Idh/MocA family protein, with protein MGQSSLPERIRVGVIGANPTGGWAAFTHLPALQSLPGYRITAVSTTKQESASEAARRFDVPHAFASAEPLVEHPEVDLVVVSVRAPEHAKLVRLALAAGKHVFCEWPLGVSLEETTELAALAREAKVRTVIGLQRRLAPGVLYLRDLLREGYVGRVRSVSLQVSTPLLGERRPKSYEYTADATKGANVLVTMTAHFLDTVLAAVGDLSSVSALVARQFERTTLVETGEVIPVTAPDQVLLSGTLASGAVLSAHIESGKRNGGVIGCTITGTEGDLSLSQDLTVSGAKGDNTPLAPLPTPERYLWSPRGTLGDDAHQVAQLHAAFARDVREGTSLAPGFEDAVKLHRLMETFVEVSTSGVRRTL; from the coding sequence ATGGGCCAGTCGAGCTTGCCGGAGCGGATTCGGGTCGGAGTCATTGGAGCGAACCCCACGGGGGGCTGGGCCGCCTTCACGCACCTGCCCGCGCTCCAGTCGCTGCCGGGGTATCGAATCACGGCGGTCAGCACCACGAAGCAGGAGAGCGCGAGCGAGGCGGCGCGCCGCTTCGACGTGCCGCACGCCTTCGCCAGCGCGGAGCCCCTGGTGGAGCATCCCGAGGTGGACCTCGTGGTGGTGTCGGTGCGCGCCCCCGAGCACGCGAAGCTGGTGCGCCTGGCCCTCGCCGCGGGGAAGCACGTGTTCTGCGAGTGGCCGCTGGGTGTCTCACTGGAGGAGACGACGGAGCTGGCGGCCCTGGCGCGCGAGGCGAAGGTGCGCACCGTCATCGGGCTCCAGCGGCGGCTCGCCCCCGGCGTGCTCTACCTGCGCGACCTGCTCCGGGAGGGTTACGTGGGGCGGGTGCGCTCGGTGTCGCTCCAGGTGTCCACGCCGCTCCTGGGTGAGCGCAGGCCCAAGTCCTACGAGTACACGGCGGACGCGACGAAGGGGGCCAATGTGCTGGTGACGATGACCGCGCACTTCCTCGACACGGTGCTCGCGGCGGTGGGGGACCTGAGCAGCGTGTCCGCGCTGGTGGCCCGGCAGTTCGAGCGGACGACGCTGGTCGAGACCGGAGAGGTCATCCCCGTCACCGCGCCGGACCAGGTGCTGCTGAGCGGCACCCTGGCGAGCGGCGCCGTGCTGTCCGCGCACATCGAGTCGGGCAAGCGTAACGGCGGCGTCATCGGCTGCACCATCACCGGCACCGAGGGCGACCTGTCCCTCTCCCAGGACCTCACCGTGTCCGGCGCGAAGGGGGACAACACGCCGCTTGCTCCGCTGCCCACCCCGGAGCGCTACCTCTGGAGCCCCAGGGGCACGCTGGGCGACGACGCGCACCAGGTGGCGCAGCTCCACGCCGCCTTCGCGCGAGACGTGCGCGAGGGCACGTCGCTGGCGCCCGGCTTCGAGGACGCGGTGAAGCTGCACCGGCTGATGGAGACCTTCGTGGAGGTCTCCACCTCCGGGGTGCGTCGGACGCTGTAG
- a CDS encoding HAD family hydrolase: MSRTDSRGILFDLDGTLVDSLPDIIDSFLYAFPVLGFASPTYEQVRELIGYPLDVMYARFAPEHGVPALCATYREHYARNFINRSRPYPGVKEALGTLRERGYLLAVATTKKTAFARRFVEAMGLDDVLHHVQGTDDFPHKPAPDVLHRALAALGTQGLWMVGDTTLDLKAGRAAGLRTYGVTWGTHPVEALADESPDELQPDLRRLLEHLPPLS; this comes from the coding sequence ATGAGCCGCACTGACTCCCGTGGAATCCTCTTCGACCTCGACGGCACGCTGGTGGACTCGCTGCCGGACATCATCGACAGCTTCCTGTACGCCTTCCCCGTGCTGGGCTTCGCGTCCCCCACCTACGAGCAGGTGCGGGAGCTCATCGGCTATCCGCTGGATGTGATGTACGCGCGCTTCGCGCCCGAGCACGGCGTGCCCGCACTGTGCGCCACCTACCGAGAGCACTACGCCCGCAACTTCATCAATCGCTCACGCCCCTACCCCGGCGTGAAGGAGGCCCTGGGGACGCTGAGGGAGCGCGGCTACCTGCTGGCGGTGGCCACGACGAAGAAGACCGCGTTCGCCCGCCGCTTCGTGGAGGCGATGGGCCTGGACGACGTGCTGCATCACGTCCAGGGCACGGATGACTTCCCGCACAAGCCCGCGCCGGACGTGCTCCACCGGGCGCTCGCCGCGCTGGGCACCCAGGGCCTGTGGATGGTGGGCGACACCACGCTGGATTTGAAGGCAGGGCGGGCCGCGGGCCTCCGCACCTACGGTGTCACCTGGGGCACGCACCCGGTGGAGGCGCTGGCGGACGAATCCCCCGACGAGCTCCAGCCCGACTTGCGGAGATTGCTGGAGCACCTTCCTCCCTTGTCCTGA
- a CDS encoding Rieske 2Fe-2S domain-containing protein: protein MERLPDVLGHFHPVLPVQSLGRKPVKVEVAGRGYVLFRDARGRPAALADQCPHRFAPLSKGRVGADGRLQCPYHGWRFDSEGRGFNPSQPDLRHCDVRSFQVVEHRDYLWLAHRETPLSALPELPLSDGYVFGGSFSTLFEAPLHVAIDNFSEDEHTPYVHTRLGWDDPHAHQVDFEARNLEDRTEVVYQAPQRPAALMMLLGVYNGDAFRNEWTFRFDPVHAQYTVSWVSPQGETRPFVTRANIFFVPETPTRTRLHVFSFLRCVHPMMKPLLPLAAKAARLLTAWEVRDDARFIPVVAGTPYSHKGMRLDRYDKPLVHQRRLLERIYFGQLSAAKDEDSPVELVREAVG from the coding sequence ATGGAGAGACTCCCTGACGTCCTCGGTCATTTTCATCCCGTGCTCCCGGTGCAGTCGCTGGGGCGCAAACCGGTGAAGGTCGAGGTGGCGGGCAGGGGGTACGTGCTGTTCCGGGACGCGCGGGGGCGTCCCGCGGCGCTGGCGGACCAGTGTCCTCACCGCTTCGCGCCGCTGTCGAAGGGGCGCGTCGGCGCGGATGGTCGGCTCCAGTGCCCGTATCACGGCTGGCGCTTCGACTCGGAGGGGCGCGGCTTCAATCCCAGTCAACCGGACCTGCGTCACTGCGACGTGCGCAGCTTCCAGGTGGTCGAGCACCGCGACTACTTGTGGCTCGCGCACCGGGAGACGCCGCTGTCCGCGCTGCCGGAGCTGCCCTTGAGTGACGGGTATGTCTTTGGCGGCAGCTTCTCGACGCTGTTCGAGGCGCCGCTGCACGTGGCCATCGACAACTTCAGCGAGGACGAGCACACGCCCTACGTCCACACGCGGCTGGGCTGGGATGACCCGCATGCGCACCAGGTGGACTTCGAGGCGCGCAACCTCGAGGACCGCACGGAGGTCGTCTACCAGGCGCCGCAGCGGCCCGCGGCCTTGATGATGCTCCTGGGTGTGTACAACGGCGACGCGTTCCGCAACGAGTGGACGTTCCGCTTCGACCCCGTGCATGCGCAGTACACGGTGAGCTGGGTGTCGCCCCAGGGGGAGACGCGCCCGTTCGTCACCCGCGCCAACATCTTCTTCGTGCCGGAGACGCCCACGCGCACGCGCCTGCACGTGTTCTCCTTCCTGCGCTGCGTGCATCCGATGATGAAGCCCCTGCTGCCGCTGGCGGCGAAGGCGGCCCGCCTGCTCACCGCGTGGGAGGTGCGCGACGATGCCCGCTTCATCCCCGTCGTCGCGGGCACGCCCTACAGCCACAAGGGCATGCGGCTGGACCGATACGACAAGCCGCTGGTGCATCAACGCCGGCTTTTGGAGCGCATCTACTTCGGTCAACTCTCGGCCGCGAAGGACGAGGACTCGCCGGTGGAGCTGGTGCGCGAAGCGGTAGGCTGA
- a CDS encoding TetR/AcrR family transcriptional regulator — translation MPRPSVRDRLLAAGLETLRTQGFNGCGVQDITDAAGVPKGSFYNHFDSKEALGAAVVDQYMRVGEERLAPLQDTSLTPLRRLRQYFAAQVDMLVETKFECGCLLANFAAELADHSPLIRERVAASFATWARRIEDVLREAQAAGEVAADVSPDMLATFMLSAWEGAVLRARVEKGRAPLDGFLWLAFDRALSQGTPACSR, via the coding sequence ATGCCGAGACCTAGCGTTCGCGACAGGTTGCTCGCCGCCGGTCTGGAGACGCTGCGCACGCAGGGCTTCAACGGCTGCGGCGTCCAGGACATCACCGACGCGGCGGGGGTGCCGAAGGGGTCCTTCTACAACCACTTCGACAGCAAGGAGGCGCTGGGCGCGGCGGTGGTGGACCAGTACATGCGCGTGGGCGAAGAGCGCCTCGCGCCGCTCCAGGACACCTCGCTGACACCGCTGCGCCGGCTGCGCCAGTACTTCGCCGCGCAGGTGGACATGCTCGTCGAGACGAAGTTCGAGTGTGGCTGCCTCCTGGCGAACTTCGCCGCGGAGCTGGCCGACCACAGCCCCCTCATCCGCGAGCGCGTGGCGGCCTCCTTCGCCACCTGGGCGCGCCGCATCGAGGACGTGCTGCGCGAGGCCCAGGCCGCGGGCGAGGTCGCCGCGGATGTCTCGCCGGACATGCTCGCCACGTTCATGCTGAGCGCCTGGGAGGGCGCCGTGCTGCGCGCCCGGGTGGAGAAGGGCCGCGCCCCGCTGGATGGCTTCCTGTGGCTGGCCTTCGACCGCGCCTTGTCACAGGGCACTCCCGCCTGTTCCCGCTGA
- a CDS encoding RHS repeat-associated core domain-containing protein translates to MIFPGHNHDAETDFFENWNRCHDPSSGRYLQSEPNQRSPRFATITARQGFGAPSYAYALNNPVNYVDPDGLEVRLMDEPARRIAATLQQNPLGRQPYQWLDTSPDTYEVWERENLGPMSTEDLAQANCRGPR, encoded by the coding sequence GTGATCTTCCCCGGCCACAACCATGATGCGGAGACCGATTTCTTTGAGAACTGGAACCGATGCCATGACCCAAGCAGCGGTAGGTACCTGCAATCCGAGCCGAATCAGCGGAGTCCGCGGTTCGCAACGATAACGGCCCGCCAAGGCTTCGGAGCACCCTCGTATGCATACGCGCTGAACAACCCGGTGAACTACGTCGACCCTGACGGGTTGGAAGTCAGGCTGATGGATGAGCCCGCACGGAGAATCGCTGCAACCCTGCAGCAGAATCCACTCGGGCGTCAGCCCTATCAGTGGCTGGACACATCACCTGACACTTATGAAGTGTGGGAGCGAGAGAATTTGGGCCCAATGTCCACGGAAGATCTAGCGCAGGCGAACTGTCGCGGGCCGAGATGA